A part of Helicoverpa zea isolate HzStark_Cry1AcR chromosome 17, ilHelZeax1.1, whole genome shotgun sequence genomic DNA contains:
- the LOC124638330 gene encoding endocuticle structural glycoprotein SgAbd-3-like — protein sequence MKFFIVLALVSAASAARLDNSIYLPPNARSSSGASAGLQAPFGGPDHAAIGQGRQGPGSQAEILNYENEINEEGYRYAYETSDGTKAEQQGRVIPGAQPEEGSLAVSGSYSYIGDDGQTYTVTYTADENGFHAEGAHLPTPPPVPEEILKSLQLTDRSQGQYDSNKSSYDADAGY from the exons ATGAAATTC TTCATCGTCCTAGCCTTGGTGTCAGCAGCATCAGCTGCTCGCCTAGACAACTCCATCTACCTACCTCCCAACGCCAGATCCTCAAGTGGAGCCAGCGCTGGTCTTCAAGCCCCGTTCGGAGGACCTGACCATGCAGCCATTGGTCAAGGAAGACAGGGTCCTGGAAGTCAGGCTGAGATCTTGAACTATGAGAATGAGATCAATGAGGAAGGGTATAGGTATGCTTATGAAACCAGTGACGGAACTAAGGCTGAGCAGCAAG GCCGCGTAATCCCAGGTGCTCAACCCGAAGAAGGTTCATTAGCCGTCTCAGGATCCTACTCGTACATCGGTGATGATGGTCAGACGTACACCGTGACGTACACAGCTGATGAGAACGGTTTCCATGCTGAAGGAGCTCATCTGCCGACACCGCCGCCCGTGCCTGAGGAGATCTTGAAGAGTTTGCAGCTTACGGATAGGTCTCAAG gTCAATACGACAGCAATAAAAGCAGCTACGACGCCGACGCGGGAtactaa